The Terriglobales bacterium genome contains the following window.
GCGGTGAATGATACGCGGGCGTCCCTCGGTCAGTACCAGCACAATCGGCTTGCCGGTGGACGCAACCTGTTCTGCCAGCCGCAGTTGCGGCTCGGGCAAGGTGAGATCATCAATGTCGCCGGGTGTCTCCGCATACGACATCTCTCCCAGGCAAAGGATGACCATGTCGGCATTTTTGGCAGCATCCACTGCAGCGGCAATGTCCAGCTCTTTGTCGAAAGAAGTTCCGGGCACGTAGACGACATTCTCGCCGCCAGTTTTCAATCCCAATTTGGAACTGAGCTTTAACTTCACTGCCTGGAGGATGGTTGGCTTGTCCTTGGGATAAATGTCGGCCTTAGCTCCCTGCCAGGTGTACGTCCATCCATTGTTCAGGGAAACGAGGGAGTCAGCGCCAGGTCCGGTCACAAGAATTTTCCCGGAAGATGTAAGCGGCAGAACCTTGGCCGAATTTTTGAGCAGAACAATGGATTCTCGCGCAGCCTGCAACGCTGTTTTCTGTGCCTCCGGAGAACCCAACTGCACGCCGGATTTCACGCCTAGCAACGGATCGCGAAACAACCCGAGCTCCATCTTCATAGTGAGAATGCGGCGCACCGCCTCGTCAATCCGGCTCATGGGCACGCCGCCCTCGTTGACCAGTTCCGTTAAAAGATCACTGAAGCTGTAGTCACGGGGAACCATACTCATATCAATACCGGCCATGATTGCCACGCGGGTGGCCTGCTTTTCCGTGGCGGTATAGTGGTGCAGCGTGGCTAGCCTCTTGATGTCTTCCCAATCTGAAACCACCACTCCCTGAAAGCCCAACTCCTTGCGCAGCACATCGGTCAGCAGATAATGATTGGCGTGTCCGGGGATCCCGTTCACTTCGCCGGAATCCACCATTACCGAGTGTGCGCCGGCCTTCACTGCGTCGGCGAACGTGGGCAGAAAATATTCCCGAAGCGTGATCTCTGGAATCAGCGCCGGCGTGCGATCGTGCCCGCTGCGCGGAAAACTATAGCCAATATAATGCTTGAGACAAGCGGCCACCTGGGATGGCGAATCAGGATTGTCGCCCTCATATCCGCGCACCGCGGCGACGCCCATCACCCTGGCCAAATAAACATCTTCGCCGAAGGTCTCGTAGAAGCGCGGCCACAGGGGCTGTCTTCCGATGTCGAGGATGGGGGAAAACGTCCACGGAATACCGCTCGCTCGCGTCTCGGCGGCGGCGATGTGGTCGGCCCGTAGCATGAGCTCAGGATTCCAGGTTGCGGCCATGCCAATGGGTTGCGGGAACAGCGTGGCGCCACGGATGTAGTTTGCGCCATGGATGGTATCAATGCCGTAGAGGATCGGAATTTTGAGACGTGATGCGGCGGCTTCCGCCTGAATCTGGCCCAGAATCCGATGCCATGTTTCCGGGGGAAGCGCTTCGTTGTAAACGTTGAGAAACGATCCTACCCCGTACTCGGCGATGGCCTTCTTCAATTTCTCCGGATTGATCTTCAGCTCCTGGTCTTCGCCATCGGAAATCATCAGGATATCGAGCTGCGTCATCTGCCCGACTTTTTCTTTCAGAGTCATCTGCGATAAAAGCTTTTCAACCGCGGCGGAATAGTCTTTCGCTGGTCCCTGAGGAGTAACGTGGTTCAGCAGAAACTGCTGGCTGTCGAGTACCTCGATCTGCGCCGCAGCTTCCTGGTTCGAAGCTGGGGAATCCGAGGTTCTCTGCTGAGCCGCAAGCGGCATCAAGACAGAAAGGGCAAAGCAGGCAATACACAGGGCTAGAACTCGTTTTAGGGTGGTCATATTGGCAGCTTGTAGGAGGGACATTCTACAACGTGCGGGGCAGCCGTTTCAATCGTTAACGTTAACGTCGCGTCCAAGTGCGAAAACATGCTATACCTATATTGTGTCGCATTCTGGTATTGTGTCGCATTTCTGGGGGATTTATCAGCCTTGTCAGAACCGATTTTGTCATCTCAGCCAATCTGAAGCTCTATATATGTAGTTATTTATGTGAGGATAACGAAGTTGCTGCCGGACGGAGTCATGAAAAAAAGGGCCGGGATCAAGCAAATCGCTGAAGTCGCGAAGGTCTCGATTGGAACAGTTGACCGCGCTCTCAATGGCAGGCCGGGCATCAGCGAGGCCACGCGCCAGCGCGTGCTCCGGATTGCAGAAGAATTACTCTACCAGCCTAACCTCGCTGCTCGGGCACTCTCGAGAGGCGGTACAAATCTTAAGATAGGTGTCTGCGTTCCACGTGAGATCCACTTTTACTATGACTACGTCTGGGAAGGTATTCTCAGTGAAGCCAGGCGCTACTCTCAGATGGGAGTCGAATTCCTGAACCGCCCCGCCCCGACGCTTGGTGAAGGCGATGACGAACTGCTCCGTAGTTTTCTCAAGGATGGAGTACATGGGATCATCCTGGCTCCCGGGAATCCCGATGCAATCACACCTCTGATCAACGAAGCCGAAGAAAGAAGCGTGCGCGTGGTCTGTGTAACAACCGATGCCCCCCATAGCAAACGGTCCAGCATTATCGGTGGCGAACCCAAGCTGGCAGGGGCGATGGCCGGAGAATTGATGGCCAAATTTGTGCTGCCGGGCGCTGAGGTCGCCATCATCACGGGCCAGTTATTCACGGAGGATCAAAGGAAGAAAACCGAAGGTTTTTCCGAATCTTTCCCGAAGCACTGCGAGGATGGCAGGATTGCAGCCGTTGTCGAGGCCCACGAAGACGAGGACGAGTGCTTTTGCAAGACATTTGAAATCCTGGGCGAGATTGCGAACCTTGCAGGTATTTACGTCAATACTTCAAACTCTCTGCCGGTTTGCCGCGCTATCGGCGCACGTAAGCTCGCTGGAAAAGTGAAATTGATCACGAGCGACCTCTTCCCCGATCTAGTGCCGTATTTCGAGAAAGGCACTATTTCAGCCTCTATCCATCAGCGACCCCATCGCCAGGGACAACTGGCGGTACGCCGACTGCTGGACAACCTGCTGCAAAATACGCCTTTCACAAAAACCAACTTCGTGAATCCAGGATTTGTATTGCAGTCGAATCTTCGGTTCTTCCGCGAAATTCAACGACCACTCTCTCCGCGACTCGGACCAGCAAATTCCCCTGGGAGGTTTCTCGAAAACGTTGAGGATTTCTCCTGGCAACATGACGTGTAACTTAAGACCGCCTTCCGTTAACGTACCGCATTTACAGGAATGCGTCTTTTCTAAGGTTCTCGCCCTTCGCCCCCGATACGCATTTCACCCGGCCTTGAGTCACGGTTTACCAAACCGATATTGTTCGCCTTCTAGCTGAATTTTTCTTGAAAATTGCCAAAATTTCTCTTGACAACTCGTCTAGTGCTTTTATATTATCGCGCTCCAACGTTAACGTACACGTTGGAGGTCACCCAATTTTCATCAGGGGAAACCTCATGATCGATAACATGTAAGGTTTTTTCAACTAACTGAAAATAAACAGGTTAATTAACGGACAAGAAAGAGAATTAGCCATTTCTTTTTGCGTATTTTGCAGCAAAAAAATCTATCGTCAATTGGAGGGTTATTATGCATTATCGGTCTCGTGGTGTAGTTCAAAATAGTGCCATAAAACGCCAAGCTTCTTCCTTGGTAGTTCCTGTAAAAAGACCAATGATGTTACTCGTGGGAGTCACCTGTCTGGTGCTGGCCCTGAGTCTTGCACCGGCAGTGTTCGCGCAGACTGATACGGGTTCCGTGCGGGGCACCGTGACGGACGAGCAAGACAAAGCCGTTACCGGAGCCGACGTCACGATGACCAACGTGGACACGGCATATTCGCGAAGCAAGAAGACTGACGCGGATGGCAACTACGGGTTCCAGAGCCTTCCGGCAGGTCGCTATACTTTGAAAGTGGCCGGCACTCAAGGCTTCAAGACATTCGAAGAAAAAGACATTATCCTCCACGTCAACGACAACCTGACGCTTGACGCCAAATTGGTAGTCGGGACCGCTACCCAAACGGTGGAAGTAATCGCCACCCCGAACGCGGTTGAGCTGACCACTGCTGAATTGAGCGGCACGGTTGAGGGTACCCAGATCACTCAATTGCCGCTCAACGGCCGGAGCTTCGCCCAGTTGCTTACGCTGGTTCCGGGCGTAGAGGTTGATGCTGGCTTTAGCTACGACAAGAAAGGCCTTAACGGCGGCGCAGACATCTCCGTTAGCGGCGGCGCCTCGAATGCAAACCTGTTTCTGGTGGATGGCGCCAACAACGTCGACGTGGGATCGAACCGCACCATACTTGTTTACCCCTCCCTTGACTCCATTCAGGAGTTTAAGGTCGAGCGCAACAGCTATAACGCCGCATTCGGTGGAGCCGGCGGCGGCGTCGTCACCATCGTCTCCAAGTCGGGAACAAATGGTTTTCACGGCAGCGCCTATTATTTTGGCCGCAATGACCTTCTCGATGCCAAGGACCCCGTTCTTAATGCTATCGACCCGAAATCCAAGAAGAATTCGATTCGCCGCAACGACTTCGGATTTTCCTTCGGGGGACCCATCAAGAGGGACAAAATCTTTTTCTTCGTATCGGAGGAATGGAACCGGCTGATCCAGGGTGTAGTGAAGACCGCTCATGTACCCACGCCTTTGCAGCGTACCGGTGACTTCTCCGACTCTGCCCTTGATACTACCTTCAGCAGCGGCAGTACTGTTGGTTGCCTTCCGACTGGCGGACTCCACGATCCGAATCCAACAAATCCTGGCGGCGCATTTACGGCGTCCCCCTCCACTCCAGGTGTCATAGACATCATCCCCGCGGGACGCCAGGGTAAGGCTGGGTCTACGATCCTGAACACTTATTTCTTGCCGACGCTTCCTAAGGGAGCCCCTAACTACGGGTGCGGCACCAACTGGGCGAAATCGATTGGTCAGCCGACCTTCTATCGCGAAGATAGCGTCCGCGGGGACGTCAATCTCAGCAAGTCACTACAATTGATGTTGAAATATACGGGTGATTCCTGGAATTTTGGTCCTTCCGCCGTAGGCAATAGTGGGTGGGGAGCTGATTCCGGGGCATCCCAGATCCAGGAATCGTGGAGCCAGCCGTCGCGCATTGCCGTGGGCAAGTTGAGCAAGGTTTTCGGCGCCAGCGCGGTGAACGATTTCCAGTTCTCCTACTCGGCGAATCGGATCAATATCGGTCAAGCAAATCCGGCCGTGGCACAAGCTCTCAACCAGGTGATTCCAACATTTTTCCCGTCGGCGGGGAATGTGGCCAATCAGCCTCCGGTGTGGATTAATGGTGGCGGCCTTCCGACGATTTGGAGCTTCGCTCCCTGGAGCAACCGGGAAGACCTCTTCGCCTGGCAAGATGACTATTCGAAGGTCATAAACCGCCATACTCTGAAGCTGGGAGTCATTTACAGCCACAATGCCAAAGATCAGGACAACTTCTCCCAGAAACAGGGCGTGACCTTTGGTCCGGGCGGATACAACGGCTGCAAGAACGTTGGCGATCCAGGGTGTGCGGGCCTTGCCTTCACCAACACCGGCTATGGCCCGGCTGATTATATTCTGGCGAACATGGGGTTCAACTGGGGCGAACAGAACGTCATTTTCAAAAAACAAGGCCGCTGGCAGAACTTTGAGGCTTATGTCAACGACGACATGAAGGTAACCAACCGCCTGACGCTGAATTTGGGTATTCGCTATTCCTTCCTGCCCAATCCCTACCAGGCGAATGACCAATTGACGGTATTCAACCCCATTGCATTTAATCCCGCGCTCGGCAATGCGCCCTGCAACGGCTTGTTGTACTCGCCGGGCCTCAGTTCAAATCCTTGTCCGGCGGGAACGGGCGGAATGGTTGGGCCCAACCGTTCAATTCAACACAACTTTTATATGGGCTTTGCGCCCCGGCTGGGTGCGGCTTGGGATCCCACGGGCTCAGGCAAGTGGTCCATACGGGCAGGATTCGGTCAGTTTTACAACCGTGACGATA
Protein-coding sequences here:
- a CDS encoding glycoside hydrolase family 3 N-terminal domain-containing protein, with the translated sequence MTTLKRVLALCIACFALSVLMPLAAQQRTSDSPASNQEAAAQIEVLDSQQFLLNHVTPQGPAKDYSAAVEKLLSQMTLKEKVGQMTQLDILMISDGEDQELKINPEKLKKAIAEYGVGSFLNVYNEALPPETWHRILGQIQAEAAASRLKIPILYGIDTIHGANYIRGATLFPQPIGMAATWNPELMLRADHIAAAETRASGIPWTFSPILDIGRQPLWPRFYETFGEDVYLARVMGVAAVRGYEGDNPDSPSQVAACLKHYIGYSFPRSGHDRTPALIPEITLREYFLPTFADAVKAGAHSVMVDSGEVNGIPGHANHYLLTDVLRKELGFQGVVVSDWEDIKRLATLHHYTATEKQATRVAIMAGIDMSMVPRDYSFSDLLTELVNEGGVPMSRIDEAVRRILTMKMELGLFRDPLLGVKSGVQLGSPEAQKTALQAARESIVLLKNSAKVLPLTSSGKILVTGPGADSLVSLNNGWTYTWQGAKADIYPKDKPTILQAVKLKLSSKLGLKTGGENVVYVPGTSFDKELDIAAAVDAAKNADMVILCLGEMSYAETPGDIDDLTLPEPQLRLAEQVASTGKPIVLVLTEGRPRIIHRIAGLAKAIVLAPNPGNEGGQAIADVLFGEYNPDGKLPFTYPSHPNTLLTYDHRFSEEQETDSGSTSFQPEFQFGSGLSYTTFRYSDLRLSAKQVSANQPLQVSVTVKDTGDRAGKEVVQLYLTQKFATVTPPVKRLKRFAKISLAPGESKELKFTLNRDDLTFIGPENKPVVEAGEFELSVGDLHQGFTVVTEPTTISAQR
- a CDS encoding substrate-binding domain-containing protein, which codes for MKKRAGIKQIAEVAKVSIGTVDRALNGRPGISEATRQRVLRIAEELLYQPNLAARALSRGGTNLKIGVCVPREIHFYYDYVWEGILSEARRYSQMGVEFLNRPAPTLGEGDDELLRSFLKDGVHGIILAPGNPDAITPLINEAEERSVRVVCVTTDAPHSKRSSIIGGEPKLAGAMAGELMAKFVLPGAEVAIITGQLFTEDQRKKTEGFSESFPKHCEDGRIAAVVEAHEDEDECFCKTFEILGEIANLAGIYVNTSNSLPVCRAIGARKLAGKVKLITSDLFPDLVPYFEKGTISASIHQRPHRQGQLAVRRLLDNLLQNTPFTKTNFVNPGFVLQSNLRFFREIQRPLSPRLGPANSPGRFLENVEDFSWQHDV
- a CDS encoding carboxypeptidase regulatory-like domain-containing protein gives rise to the protein MMLLVGVTCLVLALSLAPAVFAQTDTGSVRGTVTDEQDKAVTGADVTMTNVDTAYSRSKKTDADGNYGFQSLPAGRYTLKVAGTQGFKTFEEKDIILHVNDNLTLDAKLVVGTATQTVEVIATPNAVELTTAELSGTVEGTQITQLPLNGRSFAQLLTLVPGVEVDAGFSYDKKGLNGGADISVSGGASNANLFLVDGANNVDVGSNRTILVYPSLDSIQEFKVERNSYNAAFGGAGGGVVTIVSKSGTNGFHGSAYYFGRNDLLDAKDPVLNAIDPKSKKNSIRRNDFGFSFGGPIKRDKIFFFVSEEWNRLIQGVVKTAHVPTPLQRTGDFSDSALDTTFSSGSTVGCLPTGGLHDPNPTNPGGAFTASPSTPGVIDIIPAGRQGKAGSTILNTYFLPTLPKGAPNYGCGTNWAKSIGQPTFYREDSVRGDVNLSKSLQLMLKYTGDSWNFGPSAVGNSGWGADSGASQIQESWSQPSRIAVGKLSKVFGASAVNDFQFSYSANRINIGQANPAVAQALNQVIPTFFPSAGNVANQPPVWINGGGLPTIWSFAPWSNREDLFAWQDDYSKVINRHTLKLGVIYSHNAKDQDNFSQKQGVTFGPGGYNGCKNVGDPGCAGLAFTNTGYGPADYILANMGFNWGEQNVIFKKQGRWQNFEAYVNDDMKVTNRLTLNLGIRYSFLPNPYQANDQLTVFNPIAFNPALGNAPCNGLLYSPGLSSNPCPAGTGGMVGPNRSIQHNFYMGFAPRLGAAWDPTGSGKWSIRAGFGQFYNRDDIYVTDGTAGSNPPFVASFNSVNGNGRFLDNTNQLPACAPNCFGTGLGIPNIGQDLNSRAPYTLQYNLTIQHEVWKDARVEVGYVGSRTKNWTSKYDANAIAPANRLAFAQSNGNAAGNLLRPLNALTTGELPFFSHRGSGRYDSLQTAFTTRFQRNSLFQLSYTYSKTFSDTYLHVNNGNGTGGLVLDPFNRRAGYGLASINRPHIFSANVVYNLPTLQDTPRFVRGPFGSWQLSSIINLSSGSSYTPFIGGISNVNDPSGIGNGTGNALFSQMPNIVPGQPCRNPSFDNFQWINPKRYTMNGFKLGTIGNAPIGDCLGPPTRTVDFSVSKNFHLTERVEMQFRMDSFNLFNHPNYGNPGGAIGFNAPNTAGSPEFVDKNGNSTTVLANAVSIQNSTPAAHPGTVGTQSDRSREFQYSIRFVF